The window ttacaggtttacaaatgttgatttatAATTACAAACtctggaattatttgtgaacatcacttcaCATTTTGAGTTTAATTTAACGGAGTGTAGTCATGTGCATGATTTACAATTTCTTGCTTGTTGCAGGGGACCATAAGCAACCATAAGGTGTGGTTCTGGCCTGAGTTGGACTCTTCTATCcccatgaaaacacataaagacaaataaGGAAATTTCAAGCAGCTCTTCttttgactatgaaatgtttctgaAGCCTTCTAAGGACTTAAGAACATAAAAGATTTATCAACCATccatttaaacctcatttagcaTATGCTGTAATAAAAATTAGACTTTGTGAATGAAACCGAACAAATGATATCGGTGGTGAggtaacacaaagacactgtgaaagGCAATGTACTTCTGTCAAAATCTGTGAACAGATAGAGAGCAGAAAACTGTCAAATTTGGCATCAAAATTCCTGCACACTGTTTGACATTGAGGTTACAAGTAGAAATTTGACCCAATTTTTACACCTGAAAATGATTGGACAATGACAGTCCAATCAAAAAGCATCCAGCCAGAAGTCATTCCATTACCTTCATCTCTGCAGTAAATCCTGAAAGGTGTAGCAGTTTCAAGATGGGCGACGACACAGGGTTGAAAATCTACTTCACTTTTCAGGATCTACGGCAGAGATTAAGTTAACAGAACAACCTCTGATTGGACTCTGCTTTGTGGTTGGATTGTTgttgtccaatcagattcaggtgAAAAATAGGATCTAAATTCTACTTAATTGTCATAGTGTAAAAAGGTCAAAAGCTTGCTTTCATTAGTCAGGCTACTGAAGCTATACAGCTGACTTTGAGCCACTGGGGGAAATAAGTTACTCCACTGAACCCATaatctacagtagctgtgtagtGTATCCCCGCAACAAGTCTCATCCAGATTTTGAATTGGGTATAAAGTTTAAGATTTGAAACATTCATTTTGGTGTaagaaattacacaaacagTATCAGAGCCCCATTAATTGTGACAGAGCTAAATGCACAATCCATGATTATGATATAATGTTTCCACCCTCACAGCATCTGGTGCAGAAACATAACAGgctaaaattacaaaattaaagtCATTATAGAAGCCTATTGGggactttattattatttaaattaaaaagtaattcCATGAAAGCAATTTAATGTTTATCACATGTACGTGTTCTAGGATTACACTCCACTTGACTTTATGAATATgagcaaagcaggagaagcagtcAGCAGGTTTCAATtagtatttaatatttttgcttgCAGTCAGTCAGGTGTGAGTAGTTACAGCTGAGTGGTTATATTTCTAGAAATGAACGAAAGCGTAGACACAGGTTAAATTATATCATATTATCTTGAATAAAGCAACAAACAGTTCTAAATCAAAAATCAGTACATTAATACATTCTCACtctaaatatattattatgtgaGAATAAACCAGGGAGATTAGATGTACTACTTAACAGTAAAAATGGCTTGATACAGTAAATATTGCATGTAGATGCATGTTCCCTGAATATAGACTTACATCGGGCTAAGCCCCAAATGTTTACAATGTCTGGCTCCGCCCCTGCTGGTTTGTAGCCTGTTCACCACAATTACTGTTTGGCACGTACAGACAGCACTGTgctcttttcttcatttttttaactccatgaaataaaaagctacagtgcattaacatttgaatttttaacgcctgtttgctgcagggttTGCAGGGTGCACAAACTTTTGCGTGTAACTGGAACTACCTCCCACCACCAGGGGGCGGCCTCAGCAGCAGCCGGGCCTGTAACAATAACAGGAAACTAATTTGTTTATGAGCCGCCACGTCCGGTTCgtcacagctgctctgttttccATTTACTCCGGAGACGTTTCTGCTTAAAATccgtgtctgtttttgtctccatcGCTTTCTAATGTTCAATAAACTTTGCTGCACGTACCGCTAACGCGTCCGGAAGAGTTTAACTGCGAGACATCTGTGTGGAAGTCCCGGTGTTTGTTCTGGCGGGCTTCATCAGCCTTAGCCTGTAGCGTTAGCCCGCCGCTCTGAACAGCGATGTCCGCGGACAGAGTTTTTCTTTCTGCGTATTTCGACTGTTGACTCGAACCGGAGGTCTGCCGTTCATTATGGCGAGTGAAAACACCGACACCAACGCGGGAAACGATGAGGAAACCGGTCATGCATCCGAGACAAACGAGCACGATTATGCGCACGCCGCGGACACTAACTTTCCTCCCACAGAGGCGCCTTCATTCTCCGGTACACCGGCGGATGAGAGCGGAGTCACCGCTCAGGAAAGCTTTTCTACACCGGCTGAACACGAACAGAGCACACCGGGGCAGCCCACCGCTTCTCTACCGGTAGAGCTACCCGAACCGGTTGTTGGTGCGGAGGTGGACTGTCCCGGTGGAAACTATGTGGAGGCTTCCTctccaccgccgccgccgctgcagACCGAAGACGACCCCCAAAAGACCGCAGCGTCTGAAGTTCCCGCTGCCCCCACGCCGCCTAGCAGGGGCGGTGGCCGCCGGCGTGCCAAGCGGCCGGAGGACAAGAACTGCTCCTGTTGCAAGTCTGAGTTTGAGCGGCAGGGTCGCAGCTTTAACCGGAGGGCGGTGTACACTTTCACCACCCCGGAGACCGTGCAGTGGGCCTTCCCGGACTCTGTGGTGCACGAAAAATCCTTCCTGTGCGAGACCTGCGCGCAGGTCATCCGGAGCAAAGGCAAGCGCAAACAGACCGGGAAGAGGTCTCTGTGGCTGAAACCGCCTGCCActaaacaggtgtgtgtgtgtgtctccctgaTGTTAATCGCAGTATGCCTGTATCACAACCAAGAGGAAGCTCCCACATCAGCCACAGTCTGTCTCTTCACTGTGTTATCAGCACAATCAAGTCACAGAGTTCAAGATAAGTCCACAGGGAAGACATTTGAGGACAATTGATtctgttttaaaggtttttccAGAGTCCTCAAAGGCTTTTCTGTCCAGAAATAAACAGCCCGCACTTTTAAAGTGGGTTCCAAAGATAGGCACAAGTCAGATCTTTTTGAGTGAAACAGCATAAAAGTGTTACTATGTGTAAAAACAGAATGTAATGGAAAATATAATTAGTATACATGAGTATAGGTGATAAAAACACTTATTTTCGCATGGTACAAAGGAAGAAATGAGCCATGTCAATTTTGGCACCTTTGTTTAGATTGTGAAATAAATTTGGGCATATTTTCTATGGGTCACTGAGAGATAGACaagacaagagagagggaggatgacatgcagcaaagggctggGTCGGATTCAAGCCCATGTGGTTAGGACTGAACCTATGTGGTACGCACCAGGTGAGCCACAAGGCGCCTCATGAGTGAATCATTTCGAGCACAGCTGTGAAGTATAGTATCTTGATCTGTTGTTAATGGGCTAAAACAAACCTAACCACCAGCATGATTGTGTTTTACACTTGGGACTCATAAAGAAGTTTTGAATAATGTTCTCCCCTGTGTGTCCTTGGTGTTGGGTTGGTGGCTGCAGCCAGACGGGagggacaaaaagaagaaaggcCGCAGGATGGGGAAGAAGAGCAAGGCAGCGATGCTGGTGAGCAAGTCCTGCTACAAGGCTGCTTTCAAAATGCTGTGGTCCGCTAAAGGCGCCAGGAAGCCCATGATGGAGTTCTGGAGTAAACAGCTGAAAGAGGAGGTGAGGCCGGGTGCTCCTGTTGGTCAGGGCAAATGGCTTTAGTCTTCGTAACGAGCATTCGTTTTGTTATTGTGTAATGTTGACCTGTTTCCTCTTGCGGTGCAGATGAAGTTATTGTCGCGACACGCAGATAGTCCCTTTCATCAGAAGGTGTCAAGCAGGAAGCCGCTGTCATCCTTCCCGTGGCGACGATGTCTGAACTGGGCCCAGGACAAAGCTCCACTCGTCACCACCTGCCTCCGCTCGCTGTTCCCCGACGTCAACGCCCTCTCCAAGAGCAGCCAGTAAGTTTGAGTTCACGCCGTCCACAGAGTTTCAACATGGGTCTTCATGAACCAGAAAAGATGAGCATctattctgtttgtttgtgtggcagCCAGATGTCGGAGGACCAGGCACAGACACTGCTGGAGCGCCGAACTGTGGTGGCGCTCTCCGTCCCGCTCTTCACCAGGAACATATGGAAGAACAACTTCATGCAGGCTGCTCTGGGGGCTGAGCTCCGGCTGCAGGGCTGCTCTGGCTCTGCCCTCGACGCCCTCAACACCATGGGACTGTGTCAAAACAAGGACACTGTCAGGTTACTGCTGCACAGGCTCCGAAACGGCAAGAAGACAGTGAGTATCATGACCAGTGGTGCCGGTAGTGAAGGACTCAAAACTAACTTTGCAGCACACAGATGAATCACCGCGTTTTACTAGAACATGTCACCACACAAACCGTCCTGTTGCTGGAAATACTCaccacaacaataaaatgaatcacaatTCCTCCTGTTTGAATAATGCTTGAAGACACCAGGCCGACCATTTAACATCTGACAATATCTTACATTGTTAACTAATGACAACAACCAAGGCTTTCTTAAACCAGCAGCATTACTCACAGCCTCCATGTGACTAATAGCGACCGAATAACTGGCATGTTCACTCGCGTTAAGTCggtctgtgtgtggtgttttcCTCAGGATGAACCTTTAGTGATCCTGTGAGAGTTCATGACAGGACTCATCTAAACCTAATGACCTGTCGGCCTCAGCTTAAACTGACATCACCCGACTGATGAACGCATTTTGGGAAATTGTCATGGGCACttactattttcattttatggaGCAAATatgatcatttattcatttagttattgcaggtttcattcattcatttattatttatctgatGCTGTTTGAGCTACAGGTTATATTTTTACCCTGCTGCTGGTAAAGATCTGAGAATAGCAAAGttcctctttatttttcatccacCGTCATTAAATCTACTGGTTTGTAATTATTGTTTCAGCCACACGGGGGCGTTTAGTCTCATTTCTTAActttgtgctgtgtttttgtcagcagACACAGAACGGACGACAAAGGATAAAGCTGAAACAAGAACAGATGAAAGGAGAGCAGATGACGgatgtggaggaagaagaaattgaggaagaggaagacgaggaggtggaggaggaggaagatgatgaggatgacGTAGAAGTAGAGttagaagaggaggaagacgaagaggaggaggaggacgaggaaaTAGAGATGGcagtagaggaggaagaagtggaagaggaagaggtgcaGGACGGAGTgcaagaagaagatgaggaggaagaagaggagagtcgtgcagcagaggaaaaagaagagaagaagaggaggaagaagaaggcaaagaagcagaggaaggaggagaagaggaaggagagaggtaAACgaaaggtgaaggagagagaagaggaggaggaagaggatgatgagggttcggagcagaagaagaggagggtggtggtggtgaggctCGGCCTGCTGAAGGGACACTCGGAGGTCGGACGATCCGACCTTTCAGCTCCCTAAGACATTGGCCACACCCATGGACTAAACAGGCCACGCCCCGAACCAGAGCAGGACAGAGGCCCCGCCCTTGTCTTTGGGCAGGGTTGtgaaaggcattctgggaaatgtagtaaGTCAGTAACTGTAGAGGGAAACTGATGACAGCTTTACTTAAATgggatattaaaaaaaatcaggttgAGACAGAAATTAATTGAGGCCAGAAAAgcctctgaaacacaaaaccGCTTCACTGAACTAACAATAAAGCCACAGCTGATCGATCACATGATTATCTGCATCATTTTTACCCCTCGTGTGTCTCAGGTTACATCTCAGATTCACTATCAGAAAAATTACTTCCTCTCTTATTCCACCTTCCATACATACGGAGCAGCAGCTTCCAgaatactttcttttttttttttttttggtaagaTTTTCGTTTACAGGTCCCATCGTTTCTTGTTGATTAATACTAGAGAGGAAGTgatctgtaaatgtaaaatcttacgAAGGTTTCTGAACATAACTGTGTCATTTGGTGCTAAATATAGAGACAATGGTAGAATGGAGTTGAATGCTATGTCCGGATGGACGTTTTGCGAATACACCGATCTGTCTGATTGGTGTAAAATTGTAATAATttgaaaatggttttaaaaaaaaaaaaaaaatttttaacaAGAAAGTCCGTACCATACGAATTAAGTTTGATGATTTCATGTTCTGCTGTTCTGATACTAGAGTACTGCTGACAGGTGTATCTGTATTTCACTATGAGACACAGTCAGTTTAGGTTTTATGCTGCTCCACGGTCATGTAATAGTTTTaagataaataaagttttaaggATAAATAGATGGATAACAGTTAAGCACTTGAACCAAAACTGGCAGATTGAAGGATAAATATGCTCGTAAACAACGACTGACATCAACAACATCTGCAGCCTCTACCTCCTTAGTGTCCCTGTCTTTTGGTGACATGACTCACCACAGTCAGACCGTTAATAATTTTCTGATACCATGAGCTTTTGTTCATAGTCCCTGCTGTGTCATAGACTCATGCATTATGTCATTTGTTTCACTTCAGTGTCTTAAGATCTATAATAAAATTTATTGGTGAAAATTGCAACCTCAGGTCATCCACATCCTTCAAATAAACGGaaagtaattatttttctttaatattacAACTCGAGCTGCAGTGATAAGCTGATAAATTGATTAGTTAATCAGCCAAAAATAAATTTGCCACTATTTCGATAATCCATTAATCGTTAGGATTCATTCTCTGGCTTCAGCGGCTTCACTGTGAGGATTTGCCactctttgttttatatcattgtaaattagGTAAagctttgggttttgaactgtccgtcacaaaataagacatttgtCTTGTTGGACTATAGAGAACCATCATGtacattttcacaattttttttaatattttatataaagcAACAATTGatcaagtgaaaaaacaaatcaaaaatgaaaagccTCATTACAACTTATTCTCATAAAATAGAATTTTTcctcaaaattacaaaatttcCCACAAAACAATACGACATGCTCTATTATTAAGTTTCAGTGATCAGTCAATACAGTTGATAAATTCCAATTAATTGTTATGCTGCTTACAGGCCGAACGCGACTTGCGCTGCGCTCGCCGCGCGGTTCGGCGCGCTGTCCGGTGAAGTCGCGGGGGACAGAGCAAAAATGGGCGGAGTTTCCAAAACTTCTAGCGGGACCACGAGCGGGACACGTCCACGCTTTTGCGTTCCGTTGTTGAAAGATGTATCTTAGCTACAGGCTTTTAAAACCATGGATTGTTTATCTAAAAAAACACCTGACGTACCTACTTGGTGAGAAATCTGTCGCCATGAGAGGGCTTTCCTGCCGACGTCCCGGTACAAGCGCAAGCTTGTATGACATATTTAGGGGTATTCTGAGACGCACAGAATCAGTTTCTCCGCCATTATTGTTTTGCGCCGTTTTTTAATTACTGTGTTTCAATTGGCTGCGCGGATGAGCGTCACAGCGCACGTGCTCGCCGTTAGAAACAATGAGCGTCAGAGCGCAGCGGTGACGTTGCCGCGTTCTGTCTGTCAGCAGCTTTAGTTTAATGCTGCAGCTGAATATGGAAAACTATTCAGTTGTGTGTGGTTGTAAATTACAGGTAACCAACCAGTAATTAATATTGCAAAGTCAATTTCTAATAAACAAACAGGTttaaattcatttgttttctttagttgttttttttttttaacattttaacagttttctCAACTATTTGTAAATTTAACCAATCTGTgtctcttcttcatctcctAGTGTCTTAAAACCATATCTACATGTActctttcaaaaacatttcactgtagTTAGCTccaattacctttttttttttttttctttttacaaaagCATTTCTGGCCTTCAGGGGGAAAACAAAGCTCCACTTGGTGTGAAAGTATGAGTGCTTCATGGAGGCTGGACAACCCCAAACATGCCTTGAATAAAGCCATCAGCGATCACCGATAACTctctgtaaatgtttaaatgtctgACAGGTATGTTACAGATGAGTGACCATCAGCAGCAGTCGCTTCTGTTCTACATGTTTATCCAGCTGCTGCACGTTAAAGTGGtgaaaatggttttattttctgatcCTGACTTGGGTTGGAATTTCTTCATTTAACGTCACAGCAGCTCTTTCATTTCAGAGTTTAGTTGTGCATCTCCTCTGTCATAAAGTTTATAAACTCACAGGAAGAGAATCtggtttgatatttttttttgttttcaacactGTGGAAGTCTCAAGCTGAGTCTGTTTATAGtctgaagctgtgtgtgtttcttcttttaaattgtTTCTGTGAGCTGAGTGGATGCACAGCTGATTGAAGGACCTGGGATATATcgctttattatttttttctaattgtcTGTTGGCTGCAGTGAACCCAACAGCACAGATTCACGGCTTCAGTGTGTTCGCTTGAAGCACGTTGAGGCCTTTGTGCTGTGTTCACGTCATCTGGGATTGGGGAGATCAGAGATGGGGCATATTGTTTCTGAATTGCAAGCTTTAATGTTATCTGCCAACTGAGGATGGCTGCATGATCACAGTTGGTCGTATGTGGATTAAAAATACTGTCCATTGACACTATAAAACTGTAACCGACTGTAGTTGACAGTAAATATCCGTGTTTGCAGATAATATCAAATCTATTTTCTAATTTCATAATTACAACTTTGATGTTTAAACAAATCTTATTTACAGGTGGAATAACTGCCATTTACTGTAACCCCAACATgacatgaacgcagcattagagccctataaaaaaaaagcttttaagaTAAAGttcataattcataaataaatctcATGATTAACATCAAAAATCTCATTTTTGATGAATATTTTTTCTAACAATCCAGATATTCATCAGAATTCAAAAAATAATCTACATTTTTTCTCCTGTTAATAATTTCAGAATAATGTATGAAGTATTTCCAAGAGAAAATTAAAACCATGTGACATTCTTCTTTCCAGGAGATAATTAAGAAATTAAAGACctataaaataaagtgtttaaagagtttaataataatgtttaataaagTATTTTTGGTCACAGAATGATTTCAGTTTGTCAGCACTTCTCTCTCCTGGTCAGAAAACTTTGGAATGAAAGTTTGTGAACCAAGAGATGATGCGTCATAGTTTTCTTTATAATGAGGGTTCGATCTTTGAGTTTCTCAAAGGTTCTttggtaaatgtttttgtttttatgcgTTTGAGTTGATGactgtgacaggtgtgttttctGACTGTTGATCTCAGATCTGATGTTCAGCCACTGACTCTGATCCCTGCTGGTTCCTCTAAACATTTgccaataaaaaatgtttaaggCTTCACCTGCTCTTCAGCTCCAactgtctcttttctcttctgctttttaaaaaatgtaattttaggTTTTTCAGAGATTTTTCTTGGTCAGGGGAGAGTTACTCCATTTCTATGGGAAAAGGCAAACAACTCATGTCGTGAGGAAAAGTAGAAACTGGGAccagaatatatatattacctACAGTAGTAATATTTGGAAAGTAAAAAAGTACAGTAACTCAAGCACTGTCCTTAAGTATGTACATGTACTTCCATCTGTTGgtttatacttccactccattacatttcagagggaagaaatttactttttactgcactacatttataaGACAGCTGTGGTTAGTAGTTGCAGATGGAGATTTAACCTGAAACAAAATGTGataagaatataaaatacaacagtgtTTAAGATTAAATCAATGGGTCCCaacttttttttggcttttatttgaaaaaacaaacaaaaaactaaaaaaagtaGTTTGGGTCCCAGTCAACTAaattactgtatataaagtagttagaGACGCTCCACCGTGACCTGCTGCTAACACATCTGCATCACTATCAAGAATCtagtaatattttttattctccagaacaagtacttttacttaaaagtacattttgctgatactTTCTAACTTTACTTAAGTagtaatacagtattttttatattatggtATTGGTGCTTTTACTTAAAAACTTTACTTTATGCAAAAGGATGAAGCAGCGTGAAGGATtgaaaggtttttatttctgtaacagAGTCATTTACAGCAACAATAACAtccagagagctgctgcagctacaataaatattcatgaccACACTCCACCTCCAGTGCTCGGCTGgttcattcttcttctctgctgcttttagaGCCGGACCGAGTTAAGTGCGAGGAATCAAGTTAATAGActgatacagtatgttttggtGGTTGGAAATATATGGGAGTATATTAACAACATAACTACTGAGAGTACAAATTAAGTTTTAGTCAGTCTGCAAGTCTAAATTTGTCAGATTTTCAGATACTCTTTGCTCTCGTCTCAAATGTTTTGTCAGATTCTAAGTGCGTCAGTACTTTTTCAGTTCTAGGTTTGGGGAAGATTAACATAAATAAAGGCCTTGGCCAGAAAAAAATGTGCTGTTAGAAAAGTTCCTAATTTAGATGAggaaatttctgttttttagtAAGTTGTAAATTAGTTGAAGAATCTCACTGAGCTTTTTATTGTTAGTTAAGTCTAAACACAAAGATCCTCTGGTGGGCTGAGGAAGTTAAATTCAAACGATTATTCTGACCTGCAGACTGATCAAATCCTGACATTCTTTGTTCTCACTCAGCAGTTTTGTCGTCGCCAAA is drawn from Seriola aureovittata isolate HTS-2021-v1 ecotype China chromosome 2, ASM2101889v1, whole genome shotgun sequence and contains these coding sequences:
- the LOC130179857 gene encoding uncharacterized protein LOC130179857 isoform X2; translated protein: MASENTDTNAGNDEETGHASETNEHDYAHAADTNFPPTEAPSFSGTPADESGVTAQESFSTPAEHEQSTPGQPTASLPVELPEPVVGAEVDCPGGNYVEASSPPPPPLQTEDDPQKTAASEVPAAPTPPSRGGGRRRAKRPEDKNCSCCKSEFERQGRSFNRRAVYTFTTPETVQWAFPDSVVHEKSFLCETCAQVIRSKGKRKQTGKRSLWLKPPATKQPDGRDKKKKGRRMGKKSKAAMLVSKSCYKAAFKMLWSAKGARKPMMEFWSKQLKEEMKLLSRHADSPFHQKVSSRKPLSSFPWRRCLNWAQDKAPLVTTCLRSLFPDVNALSKSSHQMSEDQAQTLLERRTVVALSVPLFTRNIWKNNFMQAALGAELRLQGCSGSALDALNTMGLCQNKDTVRLLLHRLRNGKKTTQNGRQRIKLKQEQMKGEQMTDVEEEEIEEEEDEEVEEEEDDEDDVEVELEEEEDEEEEEDEEIEMAVEEEEVEEEEVQDGVQEEDEEEEEESRAAEEKEEKKRRKKKAKKQRKEEKRKERGKRKVKEREEEEEEDDEGSEQKKRRVVVVRLGLLKGHSEVGRSDLSAP
- the LOC130179857 gene encoding uncharacterized protein LOC130179857 isoform X1, encoding MASENTDTNAGNDEETGHASETNEHDYAHAADTNFPPTEAPSFSGTPADESGVTAQESFSTPAEHEQSTPGQPTASLPVELPEPVVGAEVDCPGGNYVEASSPPPPPLQTEDDPQKTAASEVPAAPTPPSRGGGRRRAKRPEDKNCSCCKSEFERQGRSFNRRAVYTFTTPETVQWAFPDSVVHEKSFLCETCAQVIRSKGKRKQTGKRSLWLKPPATKQPDGRDKKKKGRRMGKKSKAAMLVSKSCYKAAFKMLWSAKGARKPMMEFWSKQLKEEMKLLSRHADSPFHQKVSSRKPLSSFPWRRCLNWAQDKAPLVTTCLRSLFPDVNALSKSSHQMSEDQAQTLLERRTVVALSVPLFTRNIWKNNFMQAALGAELRLQGCSGSALDALNTMGLCQNKDTVRLLLHRLRNGKKTQTQNGRQRIKLKQEQMKGEQMTDVEEEEIEEEEDEEVEEEEDDEDDVEVELEEEEDEEEEEDEEIEMAVEEEEVEEEEVQDGVQEEDEEEEEESRAAEEKEEKKRRKKKAKKQRKEEKRKERGKRKVKEREEEEEEDDEGSEQKKRRVVVVRLGLLKGHSEVGRSDLSAP